In Mongoliitalea daihaiensis, one DNA window encodes the following:
- the ispF gene encoding 2-C-methyl-D-erythritol 2,4-cyclodiphosphate synthase produces the protein MNFRIGFGYDVHQLREEYDFWLGGIKLEHEKGAVGHSDADVLIHVICDALLGAANMRDIGFHFSDKDPKYKGIDSKILLREVMKLLRDAGYEIGNIDTTVCLQVPKLNPHIPTMKSCLAEVMGLEEGAISIKATTTEQLGFVGREEGVSAYCVALIYKK, from the coding sequence ATGAATTTTAGAATAGGATTTGGCTATGATGTACATCAACTGAGAGAAGAATATGACTTTTGGTTGGGTGGTATCAAATTGGAACACGAAAAGGGAGCTGTAGGCCATTCAGATGCAGACGTATTGATTCATGTCATCTGTGACGCACTTTTAGGCGCAGCCAACATGCGGGATATTGGCTTTCATTTTTCAGACAAAGATCCCAAATACAAAGGAATAGATAGTAAAATCCTGTTGCGAGAAGTGATGAAGCTCCTTCGTGATGCAGGTTATGAAATCGGAAATATTGATACAACCGTTTGCTTACAAGTACCCAAATTAAATCCCCATATCCCAACTATGAAATCATGTCTAGCAGAGGTCATGGGTCTAGAAGAAGGGGCCATCTCCATCAAAGCCACTACTACGGAGCAATTAGGCTTTGTAGGCAGGGAGGAAGGCGTGTCAGCCTATTGTGTAGCACTGATTTACAAAAAGTGA
- a CDS encoding heavy metal translocating P-type ATPase codes for MSYFCKMNDRLMKKQEIPVMGMSCAACALSVEKTLQKQAGVKSVQVNYANHAAWVEWEEDKVSLESLRDSVDEAGYELLIDDILREDLEKMHQNAFEQLKKNTIMAGVLAFPVFVIGMFGMHWPFANWIMWLLTTPILLVFGRQFFTHAYKLARVRQVNMDTLVALSTGIAYVYSTFNTFYPTFLNSRGLDAHVYFEAAAVIIFFILLGKTMEASAKAGTGQAIRQLMDLQPKMVTLVKDGKEMECSIEEVQKGDFIRIKPGQTIPVDGVVTNGSSYVDQSMLTGEPVPVLRNINDQVFAGTINQQGSFIFESTAVGKSTLLATIIESVKNAQASKAPVQKLVDKVASIFVPTVMGIALLSFLIWGFSGVDDSWLRGMLAFITVLVIACPCALGLATPTAITAAMGKAAQLGILIKDAETLEKGTQIDTLVLDKTGTITEGKPHVAGSWWAKEASKQDKQAIYTLETYSEHPLAIALVEHLQEMESIPLNSFDSITGKGLIGKTNDHTYKIGNQAWGGGESKSITGAIQNLEQTYPTASLIYASKDEQVIACFAIQDRIKSTSKVAIEAMQASGLEVHMLTGDQANTAQAVGEEVGILYIQSGVLPHEKGEYIKQLKSKGKKVAMVGDGINDSEALSLADVSIAMGKGSDLAKEVAAITLIHGDLSSIPTALQLTKKTVRIIRQNLFWAFIYNIIGIPVAAGLLYPFFGFLLNPMLAGAAMALSSVSVVTNSLRIRGIG; via the coding sequence ATGTCTTATTTTTGTAAGATGAATGATCGATTGATGAAGAAACAAGAAATACCGGTTATGGGTATGAGTTGTGCCGCCTGCGCCCTCAGTGTAGAAAAAACACTGCAGAAGCAGGCAGGAGTAAAAAGTGTTCAAGTGAATTATGCCAATCATGCTGCTTGGGTGGAATGGGAAGAGGACAAGGTTAGCTTAGAAAGCTTACGTGATTCGGTGGATGAGGCGGGCTACGAGTTATTAATTGATGACATACTTCGGGAAGATCTGGAAAAAATGCATCAGAATGCTTTTGAACAGCTAAAAAAAAATACCATAATGGCTGGAGTATTGGCCTTTCCTGTATTTGTCATTGGCATGTTTGGTATGCACTGGCCTTTCGCAAATTGGATAATGTGGTTACTGACTACCCCTATTTTATTGGTCTTTGGCAGACAGTTTTTCACCCATGCATATAAGTTAGCCCGCGTGCGCCAAGTGAATATGGACACCTTGGTAGCACTGAGTACGGGAATAGCCTATGTGTATAGCACCTTTAATACTTTCTACCCCACATTTTTAAATAGCCGTGGTTTAGATGCACATGTATATTTTGAAGCAGCAGCAGTCATCATCTTCTTTATTCTGTTGGGTAAAACCATGGAAGCATCAGCCAAAGCAGGAACTGGGCAAGCTATCCGTCAATTGATGGATTTACAACCTAAGATGGTCACCTTAGTAAAAGATGGAAAAGAGATGGAATGCTCCATTGAAGAAGTCCAAAAAGGAGATTTCATCCGCATCAAGCCTGGGCAAACCATCCCTGTAGACGGAGTGGTAACCAACGGAAGCTCGTATGTGGACCAAAGCATGTTAACAGGTGAACCTGTCCCAGTCCTCCGGAATATCAACGACCAGGTTTTTGCAGGGACTATCAATCAACAAGGAAGCTTTATTTTTGAATCCACGGCTGTAGGAAAATCAACCTTATTGGCTACCATCATTGAAAGCGTAAAAAATGCCCAAGCATCCAAGGCTCCTGTGCAAAAATTGGTAGACAAAGTAGCTAGTATTTTTGTTCCTACGGTAATGGGGATTGCCCTCCTCAGCTTTTTGATCTGGGGATTTTCCGGGGTAGACGATTCATGGCTGAGAGGCATGTTGGCATTTATCACCGTCTTGGTCATTGCATGTCCTTGTGCTTTGGGTTTGGCAACCCCTACTGCTATTACAGCCGCCATGGGTAAAGCTGCCCAACTAGGGATTTTAATCAAAGATGCTGAGACCTTGGAAAAAGGAACTCAGATTGACACACTGGTTTTGGATAAAACCGGTACGATTACCGAAGGGAAACCTCATGTGGCTGGAAGCTGGTGGGCTAAAGAAGCAAGCAAACAGGACAAACAAGCCATTTATACACTAGAAACCTACAGCGAACATCCGCTTGCCATAGCATTGGTAGAGCATTTGCAAGAAATGGAGAGCATTCCACTTAATTCGTTTGATAGTATCACGGGTAAAGGCTTGATTGGAAAAACAAACGATCATACATATAAAATAGGTAATCAAGCGTGGGGGGGTGGTGAATCTAAAAGTATCACAGGCGCAATTCAGAATTTAGAACAAACTTACCCTACCGCAAGCTTGATTTATGCCAGCAAAGATGAGCAAGTAATCGCTTGTTTTGCAATTCAGGATCGTATCAAATCAACCAGTAAAGTTGCTATTGAAGCCATGCAAGCCTCCGGATTGGAAGTCCACATGCTCACAGGAGACCAAGCCAATACAGCCCAAGCAGTCGGGGAAGAAGTAGGTATCCTTTACATTCAATCGGGAGTACTTCCTCATGAAAAAGGCGAATACATCAAACAATTGAAAAGCAAAGGCAAAAAAGTGGCCATGGTTGGGGATGGGATCAACGACTCAGAAGCCTTGAGTTTGGCGGATGTTTCTATAGCCATGGGAAAAGGCTCTGATTTAGCCAAAGAAGTTGCCGCTATCACTTTGATACATGGAGATTTAAGCAGCATCCCGACAGCCTTGCAGTTGACCAAAAAGACGGTTCGCATCATCCGTCAAAATCTCTTTTGGGCATTTATCTACAATATCATTGGAATTCCTGTTGCCGCAGGCTTGTTATATCCATTCTTTGGCTTTCTCCTCAATCCCATGCTTGCAGGGGCAGCCATGGCCTTGAGTTCGGTATCAGTGGTGACAAATAGCCTTAGGATTAGAGGTATTGGGTGA
- a CDS encoding trimeric intracellular cation channel family protein, whose protein sequence is MEFNLQYAFELLGTFVFAISGALAVRDKEHDVFGAGFTGFITAIGGGSLRDMLLGAYPLVWVGDIWVLYAILAGVLTAFIFPSIMLKLRKTMFLFDTLGIALFTVLGVEKALSLGVRPEIAAIMGMFSAVMGGVIRDTLVNEIPILFRKEVYASACLAGAILYLILNYVGIERDWNLIISGSLIFTIRILAVKFKLSLPRLD, encoded by the coding sequence ATGGAATTTAACCTTCAATATGCCTTTGAGCTTTTAGGAACCTTTGTGTTTGCCATCTCTGGAGCATTGGCTGTTCGGGATAAAGAGCATGATGTATTTGGGGCTGGATTTACGGGCTTTATAACGGCCATTGGTGGAGGTAGCTTGAGGGATATGTTATTGGGTGCTTATCCATTGGTGTGGGTAGGGGACATTTGGGTATTATATGCGATTTTGGCGGGAGTCCTGACAGCATTTATCTTCCCAAGTATCATGTTGAAGCTTCGAAAAACCATGTTTTTGTTTGATACCTTGGGAATCGCACTTTTCACAGTACTCGGCGTTGAAAAAGCGCTTTCGTTGGGGGTTAGGCCAGAGATTGCAGCTATTATGGGGATGTTTTCTGCTGTGATGGGAGGGGTTATACGGGATACTTTAGTCAATGAAATCCCCATTTTATTCCGAAAAGAAGTGTATGCCTCCGCATGTTTGGCAGGGGCGATTTTGTATCTGATTTTGAATTATGTGGGAATTGAGCGGGATTGGAATTTGATTATTTCAGGGTCGTTGATTTTTACCATCCGGATCTTAGCAGTGAAGTTTAAGTTAAGCTTGCCGAGACTGGATTAG
- a CDS encoding M16 family metallopeptidase, with product MITYEQFFLDNGLQVLVHRDPSTKIAVFNMLYKVGSRNEVSGKTGLAHYFEHLMFGGSQHVPSFDTALEKVGGSCNAFTNTDITNYYMTLPAVNLETAFWLESDRMMYLNPQEKTIETQRKVVIEEFKQRYLNQPYGDAFHHMRALAYETHPYQWPTIGRTIEDIVNYQKEDVEEFYWTHYRPDNAVLVVAGDVTTDQVQKLSEKWFSGIPKGSIQRLGIPRELPQRGKKTRVIEADVPTDALYKAYHMPAKLQEGYLEADLITDIIGFGRSSLLEQTLVKNSDIFASIGAYILGTVDPGLLVFSGKLEKGKTAEEGEKALDEVVKQFLQKPIEETILQKVKNQAEAMKTYESVQLLNRAMSLAYYAHLGDVNLYQTEYEKKRAIPSQDILNWGHTLLGEDNASTVYYKAIS from the coding sequence ATGATCACATACGAACAGTTTTTCTTAGACAATGGACTTCAGGTACTGGTACATCGGGATCCGAGTACAAAAATTGCCGTCTTCAACATGCTATACAAAGTCGGTTCAAGAAATGAAGTATCCGGAAAAACAGGTTTAGCCCACTACTTCGAACACTTGATGTTTGGGGGCTCACAACATGTCCCAAGCTTTGATACAGCCTTGGAAAAAGTAGGTGGCAGCTGCAATGCCTTTACCAACACGGACATCACCAACTATTACATGACACTGCCTGCAGTGAATTTGGAGACCGCTTTTTGGCTCGAATCCGATCGGATGATGTACCTCAATCCACAGGAAAAAACCATCGAAACCCAGCGAAAAGTAGTAATTGAAGAATTTAAGCAGCGCTACTTGAATCAGCCCTATGGGGATGCCTTTCATCACATGCGGGCCTTGGCTTATGAGACCCATCCGTATCAATGGCCAACCATTGGTAGAACCATCGAAGATATTGTCAATTACCAAAAGGAAGACGTAGAAGAATTTTACTGGACCCATTATCGCCCTGATAATGCCGTGTTGGTAGTAGCAGGCGATGTAACGACGGACCAAGTACAAAAACTGTCTGAAAAATGGTTTAGTGGCATTCCGAAAGGCAGCATTCAGCGTCTTGGTATTCCGAGAGAACTTCCGCAAAGAGGTAAAAAAACAAGAGTTATTGAAGCAGATGTGCCCACAGATGCTTTATATAAAGCATATCATATGCCTGCTAAACTTCAAGAAGGCTACTTAGAGGCAGATTTGATTACAGATATCATTGGCTTCGGACGATCTTCTTTGCTAGAGCAAACCTTGGTCAAAAATTCAGATATATTCGCTTCAATAGGAGCTTATATTTTGGGCACAGTGGATCCTGGCTTGTTGGTTTTTTCTGGGAAACTGGAAAAAGGAAAAACTGCTGAAGAAGGAGAAAAAGCTTTGGATGAAGTTGTCAAACAGTTTTTGCAAAAACCCATTGAAGAAACCATCCTTCAAAAAGTAAAAAATCAGGCGGAAGCTATGAAGACGTATGAATCTGTTCAGTTATTGAATAGGGCTATGAGTTTGGCCTACTATGCACACTTGGGAGATGTGAATCTTTACCAAACAGAATACGAAAAGAAAAGAGCTATCCCTTCCCAAGACATTTTGAACTGGGGACATACACTATTAGGAGAGGATAACGCCTCCACAGTTTATTACAAAGCAATTTCATAA
- a CDS encoding DUF4221 family protein, translated as MRLLFICFLASWVLFSCGSKESEQKIDYSSISFSVDTVMVDPGEEILNLKYGLFVSDMTPDKQFLYLWDPDQNKVNEIDLNALELRNQYPFEKEGPDGVGNTFINVLALVDNNFVIGGFGSRGLFSKDGKKLQDLRIKSEEFTGDSLDVGRDYDSKPIILENGSMMVGLMNNWMAGTFDLVKTDFNKKTIKKLTFPGIEELPDYKIILRGDMMVSITGSDKNLRRVGSRAIFSNSSYADLYVLDMDSDSIRQVSYTPTLTKSRKKGGYPDEVETEKAMEELRETIYEEINFLAPIWDEEKKVFYRFSYTSDKNPSYSPDVEDSPKFKNRVYLTVLNENLELIGESYLEKLDFTPHSAFVKDGMIWSYLNVDDELAFRRIKLNL; from the coding sequence ATGAGATTACTATTCATTTGCTTTTTAGCCAGTTGGGTTCTTTTTTCTTGCGGAAGCAAAGAATCAGAACAAAAAATTGATTATTCTTCTATAAGCTTTTCCGTCGATACGGTCATGGTTGATCCAGGAGAGGAGATCTTGAATTTAAAATACGGACTCTTTGTCTCAGATATGACTCCCGACAAACAATTCTTGTATCTATGGGATCCTGACCAAAATAAAGTCAATGAAATAGATTTAAATGCCCTGGAATTACGGAATCAGTACCCATTTGAAAAAGAAGGCCCTGACGGCGTTGGCAATACTTTTATCAATGTGTTGGCTCTTGTCGATAATAATTTCGTGATTGGTGGTTTTGGTAGTCGTGGATTATTTTCCAAGGATGGAAAGAAACTCCAAGATTTGCGCATCAAATCTGAAGAATTTACTGGGGATAGCTTGGACGTAGGAAGAGATTATGACTCCAAGCCAATTATCTTAGAAAATGGTTCTATGATGGTGGGCTTAATGAATAATTGGATGGCCGGCACCTTCGACTTGGTGAAAACTGATTTTAATAAGAAAACCATTAAGAAACTCACATTTCCAGGCATCGAAGAACTCCCGGATTACAAAATTATCCTGCGAGGAGATATGATGGTATCTATTACAGGTTCGGATAAAAACCTCCGAAGAGTAGGTTCTCGAGCCATTTTCAGTAATTCCTCCTATGCTGACTTGTATGTATTGGATATGGACTCCGATAGTATACGGCAAGTAAGCTACACCCCCACCCTCACCAAATCCCGAAAAAAAGGAGGGTATCCCGATGAAGTGGAAACCGAAAAGGCAATGGAAGAACTACGAGAAACGATTTATGAAGAAATCAATTTTCTAGCACCCATTTGGGATGAGGAAAAAAAGGTATTCTATCGCTTTTCATACACCTCCGATAAAAACCCCTCTTATTCACCAGATGTTGAGGATTCTCCCAAATTCAAAAACCGCGTTTACCTGACTGTCTTAAACGAAAACCTCGAGCTCATAGGAGAGTCCTATTTGGAAAAACTCGACTTCACCCCTCACAGTGCATTTGTAAAAGACGGAATGATTTGGTCCTATTTGAATGTGGATGATGAATTAGCATTTCGAAGAATCAAACTGAATTTATAA
- the mnmD gene encoding tRNA (5-methylaminomethyl-2-thiouridine)(34)-methyltransferase MnmD: MSRKVKIITTEDGSHSLFVPEINETYHSFHGAYRESVHVFMLYGLEAWYMRNPNKFPIRIFEVGFGTGLNAWLSLVWAEQYKVPVLYHTIEPFPLQEEIFKQLNYTEVDDSIYHYAPFFQVLHETKWNHGDIVSEYFNMKKDEVTLEEAVLYPSDVIFYDAFAPNKQPELWTKEMLSKAVDTLNPGGILVTYCAKGQLKRDLKELGLQVETLPGPPGKKEMTRGWKV; encoded by the coding sequence ATGAGCAGGAAGGTAAAAATCATCACCACAGAAGACGGTTCACATTCCTTGTTTGTACCAGAGATCAATGAAACCTACCACTCCTTTCATGGAGCCTACAGGGAATCTGTACATGTCTTTATGCTCTATGGCCTAGAAGCGTGGTACATGCGCAACCCCAACAAATTCCCTATTCGAATTTTCGAAGTGGGTTTTGGTACTGGTTTGAATGCTTGGTTGAGTTTGGTTTGGGCAGAACAATACAAAGTTCCGGTACTCTATCATACAATAGAGCCTTTTCCTTTGCAGGAGGAAATCTTCAAACAACTGAATTATACAGAGGTTGATGATAGCATTTATCATTATGCACCATTTTTTCAAGTATTGCACGAAACTAAATGGAATCATGGAGATATTGTGAGCGAATATTTCAATATGAAAAAGGATGAAGTAACCTTGGAAGAGGCTGTTTTATATCCTAGCGATGTGATTTTTTACGATGCTTTCGCCCCCAACAAACAACCTGAGCTTTGGACAAAAGAGATGCTTTCCAAAGCCGTTGATACCCTCAATCCAGGAGGTATACTCGTAACCTATTGTGCCAAAGGCCAACTGAAACGTGATCTAAAAGAACTTGGACTCCAAGTAGAAACCCTGCCAGGACCTCCGGGTAAGAAAGAGATGACGAGGGGGTGGAAAGTGTAA
- a CDS encoding heavy-metal-associated domain-containing protein, with amino-acid sequence MIQLKTNVKCGACVAAITPEMEKLSNIEWSVDLKNPDRILTVEGDASALEVVEALKKAGYQGEPIS; translated from the coding sequence ATGATTCAATTAAAAACAAATGTGAAATGTGGGGCTTGTGTAGCTGCCATCACACCGGAAATGGAAAAACTAAGCAACATCGAATGGTCTGTAGACCTTAAGAACCCCGATCGAATCCTTACGGTGGAAGGTGATGCTTCTGCTTTGGAAGTAGTGGAAGCCTTGAAGAAGGCAGGCTATCAGGGAGAACCCATTTCCTAA
- the uvrA gene encoding excinuclease ABC subunit UvrA: protein MNATIATPVDQIDQLDPKEYIIIKNARVNNLKGVSLAIPRNKLVVVTGLSGSGKSSLAFDTLFAEGQRMYVESLSSYARQFLGRMEKPDVEYIKGVSPAIAIQQKVTTKNPRSTVGTTTEIYDYLKLLFSRIGKTISPISGDEVKHHTVTDVVDFVLSFEEGQKVMISCPLQIPFGRTLAQELELLLQKGYTRILIDGEAYFVEDLLENKDIPKGTIDILIDRASVKKEDEDNQFRIADSVQTAFFEGHGECTITVPGEVTRTFSDKFELDGMGFELPSVNFFSFNNPYGACKTCEGFGSVLGIDPDLVIPDKSMSVFEGAIAPWRGESTGKWLEPLVKKGIYFDFPIHRAYEDLSPAEKELLWTGNSHFKGLNAFFEDLESKTHKIQYRVMLSRFRGRTTCPDCRGTRLRKDASYVKIGGKSITDLVLLPIEKVYAFFQQLEMTPQEEKVAKRLLKEISNRLEYIDKVGLGYLTLNRLTSSLSGGEYQRIKLATSLGSALVGSMYILDEPSIGLHPRDTDRLIEVLKTLRDLGNTVIVVEHEEKIMRAADQIIDIGPDAGVLGGELVFQGNLQELLSSAQTHTARYLKGEEKILDKLNPRKWKDFILVKGARENNLKNLQVKFPLNTLTVVTGVSGSGKSTLIKKVLYPALGKTLGTVLEETGKFDKLEGDHKKITQVEFVDQNPIGKSSRSNPVTYVKAYDAVRALFADQPLAKQRGYKPAFFSFNVDGGRCEACQGEGTVTVEMQFMADIHLTCESCKGKRFKNEILDIKYQDKDISDVLAMTIDEAMDFFKGKTQIINRLQPLQEVGLGYVGMGQSSNTLSGGEAQRVKLASFLGKGGTKAGDHILFVFDEPTTGLHFHDIRKLLHSIQALIDQGHSVIIIEHNTEVIQAADWVIDLGPEGGERGGNLCFEGTPEAMLTAQDNYTAHYLRETINFDR, encoded by the coding sequence ATGAATGCTACCATTGCTACTCCTGTAGATCAGATCGATCAGTTAGATCCCAAAGAATATATCATTATCAAAAATGCCCGCGTCAATAACTTGAAGGGGGTAAGTTTGGCAATTCCCCGAAATAAATTGGTGGTAGTGACTGGACTATCTGGTTCAGGTAAATCATCCCTTGCCTTTGACACCTTATTTGCCGAAGGACAGCGGATGTACGTAGAGTCTTTGAGTTCTTATGCTCGACAATTTTTGGGCAGAATGGAAAAGCCTGACGTGGAGTACATCAAAGGAGTCTCTCCCGCCATCGCTATCCAACAAAAGGTCACGACTAAAAATCCTCGCTCTACTGTCGGTACTACCACAGAAATCTACGATTACCTCAAATTACTTTTCAGTAGAATAGGCAAAACCATCTCCCCAATCAGCGGTGATGAAGTCAAACACCATACTGTGACTGATGTAGTGGACTTTGTCTTAAGTTTTGAAGAAGGTCAAAAGGTGATGATTTCCTGTCCTTTGCAGATCCCTTTTGGGCGTACCTTGGCGCAAGAATTGGAATTGCTCCTTCAGAAAGGTTATACTCGAATTTTGATCGATGGAGAGGCGTATTTTGTAGAGGACTTACTTGAAAATAAGGATATTCCTAAAGGAACTATTGATATCTTGATCGACCGAGCCTCGGTCAAAAAGGAGGATGAAGACAACCAATTCAGAATTGCTGATTCGGTGCAGACAGCTTTTTTTGAGGGGCATGGAGAATGTACGATCACGGTGCCAGGGGAAGTCACCCGCACCTTTTCTGATAAATTTGAATTGGATGGAATGGGATTCGAGTTGCCTTCGGTTAACTTTTTTTCCTTCAATAATCCTTATGGAGCTTGTAAAACCTGCGAAGGCTTTGGCTCAGTATTGGGTATTGATCCCGATTTGGTGATCCCTGATAAAAGCATGTCCGTGTTTGAAGGCGCCATTGCACCGTGGAGAGGAGAAAGCACAGGCAAATGGTTGGAGCCTTTAGTGAAAAAAGGCATCTACTTTGATTTTCCTATCCATCGTGCATATGAAGATCTCAGTCCAGCAGAAAAGGAATTACTTTGGACCGGAAATTCACACTTTAAAGGGCTGAATGCATTCTTCGAAGATTTGGAGTCCAAAACTCATAAAATCCAGTATCGCGTGATGCTTTCCCGGTTTAGAGGAAGAACTACCTGTCCGGATTGTAGAGGAACACGCTTACGAAAGGATGCTTCCTATGTGAAAATCGGAGGTAAATCAATTACCGATTTGGTCCTGTTGCCGATAGAAAAGGTTTATGCTTTCTTCCAGCAATTGGAAATGACTCCTCAGGAAGAAAAAGTAGCCAAAAGATTACTAAAAGAAATTTCCAACAGACTGGAATATATTGACAAAGTTGGTTTAGGCTATCTTACCTTAAACCGCCTCACCTCTTCTTTATCCGGTGGGGAGTATCAACGAATTAAACTAGCCACTTCCTTGGGTTCTGCACTAGTAGGTTCCATGTATATTTTGGATGAACCAAGCATTGGGCTACATCCGAGAGATACCGATCGACTGATCGAAGTACTGAAGACACTGAGAGATTTAGGCAACACGGTTATAGTCGTGGAGCATGAGGAAAAAATCATGCGTGCCGCAGATCAAATCATTGATATCGGTCCTGATGCTGGGGTGTTGGGAGGTGAACTTGTTTTTCAAGGAAATCTGCAGGAGTTGCTTTCCAGTGCTCAAACCCATACCGCTAGGTATTTGAAAGGAGAGGAGAAAATTCTCGACAAACTAAATCCGCGAAAGTGGAAAGATTTTATTTTGGTCAAAGGTGCCCGAGAAAACAACCTGAAAAATTTACAAGTGAAATTCCCTCTGAATACCCTAACCGTGGTGACAGGTGTTTCTGGTTCGGGAAAATCCACGCTTATAAAAAAAGTACTATATCCTGCTTTGGGTAAAACCTTGGGGACCGTATTGGAAGAAACGGGTAAGTTTGATAAGCTGGAGGGCGATCACAAGAAAATCACCCAAGTGGAATTTGTTGACCAAAATCCTATAGGTAAATCCAGTCGTTCCAATCCAGTAACCTATGTCAAGGCTTATGACGCTGTGCGGGCGCTATTTGCAGATCAGCCTTTGGCCAAGCAGCGAGGGTATAAGCCTGCCTTTTTCTCTTTCAATGTGGATGGAGGGAGATGCGAGGCTTGTCAGGGAGAGGGCACTGTGACGGTTGAAATGCAGTTTATGGCCGATATTCACCTGACTTGTGAGAGCTGCAAAGGCAAACGATTTAAGAATGAAATCTTGGATATCAAGTATCAGGATAAAGATATTTCGGATGTATTGGCGATGACCATCGATGAAGCAATGGATTTTTTCAAAGGAAAAACACAAATCATCAACCGCTTACAACCTTTACAGGAAGTAGGATTGGGTTATGTGGGGATGGGGCAGTCTTCCAATACGCTCTCGGGCGGGGAAGCCCAACGGGTAAAATTAGCCTCGTTTCTTGGAAAAGGTGGAACGAAGGCGGGAGACCATATCCTCTTTGTTTTTGATGAGCCTACTACGGGGCTTCATTTTCATGATATCCGCAAACTTTTGCATTCCATCCAAGCCTTAATCGATCAAGGGCACTCGGTAATCATTATCGAGCACAATACGGAAGTCATTCAAGCGGCTGATTGGGTCATTGATTTAGGTCCTGAAGGAGGAGAGCGTGGTGGTAATCTTTGCTTCGAAGGAACACCCGAGGCTATGCTAACCGCCCAAGACAATTACACAGCGCACTACTTGCGAGAGACCATCAATTTTGATCGCTGA
- a CDS encoding 6-bladed beta-propeller codes for MKGIRIQLLIVFVMLLASCKKAEVSGLLTIDVTKNTEKELALSDISASVIKISLENHEDALITTIKEVVTIDSYFVVITYDSRILIFDQDGLFVNAVGKKGEGPGEHRFISAFAKDEDSRKFYVVSSKKVLVYSFDFQLIDEFTLDYYISNLSIQNNNIYVVSNAYEIPVEEGYATETSLYVLDKNFASLDTIPLRRVVRKDRQASILGYNKFISTDGLNTFIYAPVATNEGFLRDTIFQLAANTVVPYAKLRFAEPHVDEKGIKKYWIANIFSTANYLGAHYYKEANDIHFFFMTEIPQRDLISKVGRWMMKGMWLSLIC; via the coding sequence ATGAAGGGTATAAGGATACAGCTTTTGATTGTTTTTGTGATGCTTTTGGCTTCTTGTAAAAAGGCTGAGGTATCAGGGTTATTGACTATTGACGTTACTAAAAATACTGAAAAAGAGCTTGCATTGAGTGATATTTCAGCATCAGTCATTAAAATATCGCTTGAAAATCATGAAGATGCGTTGATCACAACTATTAAGGAAGTGGTAACGATTGATTCCTATTTTGTTGTCATTACATATGATTCCAGAATATTAATTTTCGACCAAGATGGGCTTTTTGTAAATGCTGTAGGGAAAAAAGGGGAAGGTCCTGGTGAACATAGATTTATTTCGGCTTTTGCCAAGGATGAGGATTCAAGAAAATTTTATGTGGTATCTTCTAAAAAAGTATTGGTGTACAGTTTCGATTTTCAACTGATAGATGAATTTACTTTGGATTACTATATCAGCAATTTATCTATTCAAAATAACAACATTTATGTTGTTTCGAATGCCTATGAAATACCAGTGGAGGAGGGGTATGCGACTGAGACATCCCTCTACGTTTTGGACAAAAATTTTGCTAGTTTGGATACAATTCCACTAAGGAGGGTGGTGAGAAAAGACAGGCAAGCAAGTATTTTGGGCTATAACAAATTTATTAGTACAGATGGATTAAATACGTTTATCTATGCTCCAGTAGCTACAAATGAGGGTTTTTTACGGGATACAATTTTTCAACTTGCAGCTAATACGGTAGTTCCTTACGCTAAATTACGTTTTGCTGAGCCACATGTAGATGAGAAGGGTATCAAAAAATATTGGATTGCCAATATTTTTTCAACAGCCAACTATTTGGGTGCTCACTATTATAAGGAGGCTAACGATATTCATTTTTTTTTTATGACAGAAATACCTCAAAGGGATTTAATTTCAAAGGTGGGCCGTTGGATGATGAAGGGGATGTGGTTGTCCTTAATTTGCTAG